The Leadbetterella byssophila DSM 17132 DNA window CGGTTAATATGATATAACCAATATACCTTGGCCTTTTTGGGTTGAGGAGAGAAAATGGAATCCATAATGATTTGTTCCACTTGGTCCCTGTGATCTGCCTTCGTTAAATACACTAAATGAGTAGAATATAGGGGAACTTGAACATCTTGGGAAAGTTCCACTATCTTAGAGGCATACTTACCTAAGGGTACAAATCGTGTATATCTATTGTTTATTTTCCTAGCTTCAAAAGAGGTATACATAATAGTCAAAAAGAGAAAGCCCACTAGTACAGTGATATATCCGCCCTCCATGAATTTCATCAGATTTGCAACAAAAAAACCTAATTCAACTGCTGTGAATACAGCCACAATAGTCCAAACGGTCCATTTGTTCCAATGGAGTTTATACCTTAAGAAATAAGCCAAAAGAAAAGTGGTCATCAGCATGGTTATGGTGATGGCTAAGCCGTAGGCAGCTTCCATCCTGGCACTGTTTTGGAAATACAAAACCACAAACACCCCTCCTATCCATAATAGGGTATTAACACTGGGAATGTAGATCTGCCCCTTGGCCTCCGAGGGTTGTTTAACCATAACCCTTTGCCAAAAATTTAAGTTGATGGCCTCATTCACTAAGGTAAATGAACCACTGATCAATGCCTGTGATGCTATAATAGCAGCTAGTGTAGCCAGTAATACACCTGGAAGAATTAATTCCTGAGGTATCAGACCAAAAAATGGATTGGCTTCCCCCAAATATTGTCCCTCTCTCGTCAATAGCCATGCCGCTTGACCAAAATATTGCACGATTAAACATAGTTTTACGAACACCCAGGTCAAATGAATATTTTTCTTTCCACAATGCCCTAAATCTGAATATAAAGCCTCTGCTCCCGTGGTACACAGGAAAACGGCTCCCAATAACCAGTAACCTCCGGGATATTTTGTAAGTAAATCCTTAGCATATACAGGATTTAAGGCCTTCAGGACCTCAGGGTATAAAAGTACTTGCTTCAATCCACTTACCAGTAAAAAAGCAAACCAGATCAGCATTACGGGGCCAAAAGCTTTCCCTACTTTTTCGGTTCCAAACCTTTGAAAAAAGAAAACCAAAGAAAGTATTATTAGTACAAGCGGAACAGTAGAAATTCCAGAAAAAGCAGGCAGTTGAACCAACCCTTCAACAGCTGAACTTACTGTCACTGCAGGTGTAATGATCCCATCTGCTAGAAGAGCTGAAGCCCCTACCATAGTAGGAATCACTAATTTTCTCCCGTATTTCCTTACTAAGGCATATAGGGAAAAGATCCCTCCTTCACCTTCATTATCTGCCTGTAAAGTCAACCATACGTATTTAATAGATGTTTGTAAAACCAAAGTCCAAAAAACGCATGACACACCACCTAAAACGAGCATTTCAGAGATCTGTCTGCTGCCAATTATCGCTTTAAATGTATAAAGGGGACTCGTTCCTATATCCCCATAAATGATGCCCAAGGCTATCATTAATGACGCTGCTGTTACCTTCTTCATATCGCCTACAAAGGTCAGCGATAAGGCATCAAGGAAGTATTAAGCTTCTAGAGGAGATATAAAGATTTTATAAAGATTCTAATCGGTAACCTACCCCGCTCACGGTTACCAGGCGCAGAGGATGATTTGGATCCTTTTCTATCTTCTTTCTTAATTGAGCCACAAAGACCCTTAGATACTGGGTTTCCGTTTGATATCCTACGCCCCAAACTTCTTTTAAAAGGAATTGATGCGTCAGCACCCTTCCGGCATGTTTTGCTAACAATGCAAGTAAGGTAAATTCTGTAGAAGTCAATTTGAGAATTTCTCCATCTAAACGTGTAGTTTGACCCACTAAGTCAACTTCTAAGGCGCCTAGTTGGATAATAGAAGAACTCTCCGTAGTATTCATGCGTAAAGCTGAACGTACTCTAGCCAGCAATTCCCCCACTCTAAATGGTTTACATAAATAATCATTCGCTCCGTTATCTAAGGCTACAACGATATCTTCTTCCTTATTTTCCACCGTTAAGATCAAAATAGGTTTGGTATACCATTCTCTTAGTTGTTTGAGTAATTCATGCCCACTCAAGTCAGGCAATCCCAAATCTAAGAGAATGAGATCTGGTAGATGACTTGCGGCTAATCTTAAACCCTCGTCAGCTGTTGCGGCTTCTATTACCTTATACTCTTGATTTTGAAAATTAATGGATAACAAGCGCCGAATTTGCGGTTCATCGTCAATGATCAGTAAAGTTCCTTTACTCATTTTTTAGTTGGTTCAAGTAAGACATTTCCACTGGCAATACTATCTCAAAAAGGGATTTATTTTTAATACGGATCTTTCCACCATGAGCATCTACAATACCTTGCACTATAGCTAATCCTAGTCCAGTACCCCCTTTTAGGGACAATCTATAAAACTTTTGGAAAACCTTTTCTCTCTCCTCTTCCGGAATCCCTGGACCTTCGTCTTCCACCGTAAGGACAAGTTGATCATTAGTAATTTGTGCCGACAAACATACTTTCCCTCCCGGTATAGAATACCTGAAAGCATTTCGGATTAGACTCAGCAGAACTAACTCTATTAAACCTACGTCTAATTTGACCAAGGGAAGATCTATAGGCTCAAAATCAATTTTTCGGAGATGTTCTTTGCTCATCTTCTCTATAACCCCAAAAATCATTTCATTTATATCCGTCCAGTCGTACTTTAGCTTCAAAGTGCCGGACTCTAGTCTACTCATGTTTAACAAACTCTCCACTTGTGTATTTAACCTTAAGGCCCCCGTCTCTATCTCCTTTAAAACCATACTTCTCTGGGCCGGAGCTAAGTTGCCATCTTTTAAGAGATCCACTCCTCCAATGATGGCAGATATGGGGGTTTTCAATTCATGCGAGAGAGAATTTAAAACAGTATTATAGAGTTCCAGGGTCTTTTCACGTTCCTTTTGGTCTCTGATTTTTGCTCTTTCCGTCTTTAATTTGTAGGACAGCACACTTGAAACTAAGGCTACAGATAGGTAAATGAGAAATAGCAGTACATTTTCTGAACTATTGATCTTGTAATGCCACACTGGCTCAATAAATACCAAATTAAGTAGCAGGGCACTCATCACCGCTACCAGAATGATGGGTAAGATATCTAACAATAATGACAGTACAGAAACGGTAAAAAGTAAGATTAGTGCTACCATCCTGTAATCCAAAACCCCTCTTAAGGTCCAACAGCAAAAGGAGATCAGAAAAACGGTGATAAAACCCAGGCCTATTTGCTTAGTTAATCGCATAGAAAAGTTATGGTTTATAGCAAATGTACTCCAGTTCTTCCTAAGCTCATCAAAAATTAATTTCGTAATTTTGGAAAATGAAGAATACAAGAATCAATTTAGCCGTTTTCAGACAGTTTTTACAATCTGGAATGGCAGGTGGAGTCATTCTCTTACTGTGCGTTATCCTTTCATTACTAGTTGCTAACTCTAACTTAGGACCTTCATTTGAATCGTTCTTACAACTTGAAATAGGCCCTGAACCTGTTCTTAAATACAGCATTTTGACCTGGATAAACGATGGCCTCATGGCTATATTCTTCCTAATGGTAGGTCTTGAAATCAAAAGAGAATTAATTGAAGGGGAATTATCCAGTCCTAAAAAGGCCGCTTTACCCATTTTAGCAGCGATAGGTGGCGCTATAGTTCCTGCCCTAATTTACCTTTTCTTTAATAAGGGCACAAATGCTGCCGAAGGATGGGGAATACCTATGGCTACAGATATAGCCTTTGCTCTAGCTATAGTTACTCTTTTAGGAAATAAAGTTCCTGCGGCTCTTAAAATCTTCTTAGCTGCCTTAGCTATAGTTGATGATCTCTTGGCCATATTGGTAATTGCCATTTTCTACACCTCAGAGCTGCATTACCTTTACCTATTGTATGCGGCCGGATTAGTAGCACTCTTATTTGCTTTTAATAAACTAGGCGTCAAGAAACTATACTTCTATCTCATCCCAGGTGCGTTTATCTGGTATTTCATCCATCATTCCGGGATTCATGCTACCATAGCAGGTGTTTTAGTAGCTATGACCTTACCTACTACTCCAGATGAGAAAGAATCACCTTTAGAAAAACTAGAGCATATTCTTCTCACTCCGGTAAACTTTGTAATCATGCCGCTTTTTGCACTGGTTAATACCAATATCCGCTTTGAGGAAGAAATGTTACATGGTATATCTTCTCCCATGGGCTTAGGTATCATATTAGGACTGCTCATTGGAAAACCTCTAGGAATTACGCTAATATCCAGAGTCGCTGTAGGATTAAAGATGGCAAATCTACCGGAAGGAACGAAGTGGCAACAACTCTTTGGTATTGGTATAATAGCCGGAATAGGCTTCACCATGTCTGTTTTTATATCTCTTTTATCATTCAAAGAGAATCATTTGTTCTTATCTGAAGCGAAATTTAGTATACTTTTGGCCTCACTCTTAGCGGGCATAATAGGCTCTATTTACCTATCCATTCTAGCTAAAAAGTGATCATTTATTATATAATATGAAAAAAATCTTATTCCTCCTCCTTTTGAGCCTTAGTCTAAGTGCACAAACTCCAATTCATAAAATACAGGGGAGCGGAGGAACATCTCCTCTAGTGGGTGAAAAAGTGATAGTTAGGGGAATTGTAACAGGCACCTTTTTAGGAAAGGATAGACTTAATGGATTCTTCATACAAGAAGCGGAGCCAGATGAAGATGAAAGTACCTCAGAAGGCATATTTATCTATGATCCGGCGGGAAAATTCAATGGTAAAAAAGGGGATTACGTTCAAGTCTCAGGACAAGTAGCAGAATTAAAAAGTCCAAAAAGCTCATTGACACAAATTAAAGACATCACGGAAATAGTGACTCTGTCTGAGAAGAAGAAATTCCCTAAACCTGTGGTCTTAAACTTACCTATAGAAAACCCGGAACAATACGAAGGCATGCTAGTGAAAATCAAAGGCCCGCTATTTGTGACGGAAATGTACCAAATGGGAAGATTTGGTCAAATTACCCTTTCTGTAGATGGTGAAGGAAATGCAGAAGGCACGGATGGAAGGCTAGATCAATTTACCCAATTCCACCGCCCTGATCCTGCTGCCTACAGAGACTATTTAGCGGAAGCGGAAAAAAGAAAAATCATACTAGATGATGGCAGCGGGCTTAGAAACCCGTCCAACTTACCCTTTGGCAGAGAAGGACACAGCTTTGATATGTTCCATGCCATTAGAGGAGGAGATATAAGCAAAGAGGTAGTAGGCATCCTAGACGATAGGTTTGATGCCTTTCGTATCCAGCCTACTGAAAAGGTTTATTTTAAACCAAAAAACAAAAGAGAATCTACTCCTGGGAAATTACCAAAAGGCACAAACCTCACCGTAGCAGCATTTAACGTATTAAACTATTTTAATGGTGACGGCAAAGGTGGAGGCTTCCCAACAGAGCGGGGCGCTTCTTCACTTGAAGAACTAAAACGTCAACAAGATAAAACTGTAAATGTCATCCTTGCATCCGGAGCAGATGTTGTGACCTTAATGGAGATCGAAAACGATGGATTTGATGAACATAGTGCCATCCAAACTTTGATCAAAGCCCTTAATGAAAAGTCAGGAGGAACTAGACAATTCGTAGCATGCGAAAACCCCGATAGAGGATGGGATGCAATAGTCTCTGCCCTACTTTATGATAGTAAAAAAGTCCAACCTGTAGGTGCAATGGTAACCATGCCTGATGGCTATGGTAGCGCGTCTTTTGACTCTACCCGAAGAAAGCCGGTCATACAAACCTTCTCCACTCTGAAAGAAAATGAAGTATTCACAGTAGTGGGCGTACATTTCAAATCTAAAGGCGTACAAAGTCCGGGAGAAGGAAACGAAGATCTCTTAGATGGCCAAGGAAGGAACAATAAACTCCGTGTCCAACAAGCAGAAGACTTAAAGAACTGGCTTGCTACCCGCCCTACAGGAACGGATGATCCGGATTATATTTTGATGGGTGATTTTAATAGCTACGCCATGGAAGACCCCCTCATTTATCTCGATGAGCAAGGGTATCATCCTCTTTTTCCTGCGACCTCCTATTCCTATGTTTACGATGGTTTCTGGGGCTCTCTAGACCATGCACTAGCCACTCCCACTATGAAGTCTCAGGTAAAAAAGGCAGTTAAATGGCATATAAATTCGGATGAGGCTCCGGTATTAGATTATAACATGGAATATAAGTCGGCTGAACAAATAAAGTCTTATTACGATGCATCTCCATTCCGTTCATCTGATCATGATCCTATCATCATCAGATTGAAGCTCAGTACAGCACGCTAAGAAGTTCTGCAACACATATCGGCTTACCCTCCACGAAATAAGTGACGCCTAAACGCATCTTCAGGCCTTTATTTCTGGAGGGTTCTGCTTCTAATAGACGAGCACTCATTTTGATCCTATCATTCACTTTTACTGGTGCTAAGAATCTCACTTTATCTACACCATAATTAATACCTGACTTCACAAAAGGCATTTCGTAGATCTCTTCTAAGAATTTAGGACTCAGACTTAAGGTAAGGAAGCCGTGAGCTATGGTGGAGCCGAAAGGTGTCTGACGGGCAGCTTCTTCATCGATGTGTATCCACTGATGATCTAAGGTAGCATCTGCAAAATCATCTATCATCTCCTGAGTAATTTCAATAAACGGACTTTCTCCTAATTCCATACCAATGCTAGCTAGCACCTCCTCAGGGGAAAGGAAAATTCGTTTTTTGGATACAGATCTAACCTGATCTTCTGCTATCAATCGAGGAGAAACTACTACCAAATATTTAGCCACTCCTCTTTTTTGTTTAAAGTCAGACAGGACAGAAACTGCCTCCTCCCATGCATACCTTTTCACCTTTGGCATCTGAATCTTTCCGGAAGCATGCAGTTGAAATATTTCACGGGCCAGTTCTTCTTGTTTGTATGGAAATTTTCTCGAGAAACTACCCCAAAAGACGCCCGTTACGCTTACGTCCTTTAGCAAGATGAGGTTCAAAGGAAAAACGGGCACTTCTCCTGCTGCAAATCCTACCACAAGATATCTGCCGCCGGGCGACAAGCACCTTAATGCCTCTTCTGCGCTAGATCCACCCACAGTGTCTAAAACAAGATCCAAAGGAGTACCTTTTACTTTATCTTTAAAAGAATCATAGGTATAGACTTCATCTGCCCCGTACCCTCTAAGCACCTCGGGACTGGAACGGGAAACCGCAATTACTTTTAAACCATGGGTATGGGCCAGTTGCACGGCTGCTGAACCTACACCTCCTCCTGCGCCAAGTATTAATATCCTCTGCCCCTGCTTCATTTTTCCTTTATGCTTTAGAGCATAGAGCGCCGTACTGAAATTATACATCATACTTGCGGCTTCTTCTAAACGCATACTATCCGCCAAAGAAAAAACTCTATCTGCCTTAAGGATAATTTCTTCAGACAATGCCCCCCAGCGTTCTATGCCGTAAACCCTTTGACCTATAGTAAAGCCTTGAACTTCTTCTCCAAGTTCAGTAATAATACCAGAAAATTCTCCACCCGGAGTATACGGAAATGTAGGCAGGAATTGATATTTACCTTCCTGAATAAGAATATCAGGGAAATTAATGCCACATGCGGCAATTTGTATTCTCAGTTCATTTGGAGCTAAAGGCCTTTGATCTAATTCCGTCCACTTAGGTGCTTCAGCTTTTGCACCTATCAGCAGTGCTTTCATTCTCAAAATATTTTGTATTCAAAGCTAATCCCTTTTAACTTTAAACCGTAGGAATAATTTTGCTTTATGCTGACATTAACAGAAGAAAACTATCTCAAGGCCATATTTCACCTCAGTGTAGATCATCCTGAGGTTTCTGTACTGGACCTGAGCAGGAGTTTGGACATAAAAATGCCCACTGTTAATAGCATGATCAAAAAACTTGCTGCTAAGGATCTGGTGGAATATGAAAAATACAGACCACTTAAACTTACATCAGAAGGACGAAAATTCGCCGGACTGATTATTCGAAAACACCGGCTTGTAGAGATGTTCCTGGTGGAAAAGATGGGATTTGCTTGGGATGAGGTACATGAAGTGGCAGAACAATTAGAACACATCAAATCCCCCAAACTATTTGAAAAAATAGACGAAATCTTGAAACATCCCACCGTAGATCCTCATGGGTCTCCTATACCTAATGCTCACGGTGAGGTGCCGGTACTCAACTATATTAAACTTTCAGAAGCGGAGCTGAAAATCTCCTATCGTTTTATGGCTGTTGGTTCCTCTGACGACAGGTTCCTGAGACATATAGATCACCTTGGACTGAAACTAGGTGATAAAGTAGAAGTATTGGAAATCATGGAGTTTGACCATTCCTTGAATGTCAGGATCAATGATGAAAAGTTCCTATCTCTTTCTCCAAAGATCAGCTCCAATCTACGCGTAAGCCCCCTCTAGTCCTCGCTTAAAGGCTTAATAATCTCACAGCAAAAACTTTAATAATTTTCAGAATATTTTGAAAATTCAAAATTATTATTGTTAATTTGAACCTAGAATTACGTGCAAACATGGATATAAAAGAAGCTAAAGACAGGTTCATACATACCTGGGGGACCCTTTCTGCACAATGGGGAATCAACAGGACTATGTCTCAGATCCACGCCTTATTGCTTCTGTCGGAAAAAGCCTTGAATGCTGATGAGATTATGGAAGAGCTACAAATCTCCAGAGGGAATGTAAACATGAACCTCAGAGACCTGATTAGCTGGGGCCTAATCTTTAAGCAACTCATCCCCGGTGAAAGAAAGGAATACTTTGTAGCAGAAAAAGACATCTGGAAGGTCACTAGACAGATCAGCAGAGAAAGACGAAGAAGAGAACTCTCCCCCCTATTAGATGCCGTACACGAGCTTAAAAATGGCTTACAGGATAATCCTGAAGCAGAAGGTATGCTTAAGATTCTCAATGATATTGACCAAATAGCCTCCCTAGCAGATAATACCTTAGAATTGATCTCAAAAGAAGAGCATCAATGGCTGGTTCAAACTTTCCTGAACCTTAAAAAATAGATGTACAATAGATAGGTATAAATAGATAGGAATAAAAAATGCCCCCAATCAGTTTTAAACTTTTTGGGGGCAATCTATTTTTAAGAAATTCTTAGAAGCATTTCGAACTTCCGTCAGCACAACATCTACCGTAGATCTTGCTTACTTTCTTGTATTGCTTCTTAGTCAATGGGATATAAATCTTACCGTAGTCACCAACCATCACGTCTTGCTGAGTGAATTGTGAGTTGATCGTCATAGGTACGCTGATATTCTCATTAGGATTTACATTACCCGTGTCACAAACATCGATGATGTGCTCGATCTTGCTGTTACCTTTCAAGTTATATTGTACTTGAGAGTTAGCCGGAATGCTATAGCTTCCAAGACATCTGTATTTGTCAGCAGTCTCTCCTTTTTTCAATTTACCTTCTTTGATGTAGCGACCGATCACAGTAACTTCTTTCGTTTCTGTTTTTACTGATGCATCAGCTAATTCACCATTTCCTTCTAGTGTCAACGTTTGTTTAACACAGCTCAATGGATCAACTTTAGTACCAAGTGCAGGAGCAGCAGAAGCCTCAGAGAAGTTGCTTACACGATTTGCAACAAGTGGAGTAGCGCTTGAAGGAGCAACAAAATCACTTGGACATTCTGTATAAAGTTTTCTAAGTTTCTTGTACTGCTTCTTTGTCAAAGGAACATTCAAAGAACTTCCATTCTCTCCACCTAGGGTTACATCAGCAGCAGAGATTTCATAGTTAAGAAGAACCGGCATGTTCAAACTTGTAGGAGCGTTTGTACCGTAATCACAAACCTGGAAAGTGCGAGAATAATCTACTTTACCTTCTGCAGTTAGTTCATAAGTTAAACGTACTGGAACGGTTTGCTCACCGATACAGATCTTCTTATCATTATAAGTACCTACGATAGGAAGCGTTTGAGTTGTATTTACCACATCACCGGCTTTGATAGAACCATTTCCGGCAAAAGTTAAATCTTGAGTTAAACAATCAGGACACTTGCTCTTATCTTTTGAGTTTGGATCACAAGGTTGACATGGCTCGCAATCTGAACATTCAGTAGGATCATAGAAAGCGTTACCACATTTCTTCATGATATAAGCATGACAAGCGCCATCTTTGGCCATGATCTTAAAGGTAGGGAATGGATTACCTAAGATTGACCATTTGTATTTATGTCCACGGGAATATCCACCCATCCATCCTATTTTTCCTTTTGGAAGGATAGCAGGAGTGATTTTATCCACAGTAAATGCTGGGTCATTAAATCCGGTATAACCTAGAGTCATTAAGAAATTATCAATCTCTTTCTTACTGTTTCTAAGGTTTCTACTGTGTACCTTTTTCAGGTGATCATAAGCTGATTTGGCTGTGTGCTGTGGGATTTCACCAAACTGAGGGCTTGTACCTAACCTCTTTAAAAGCACTGGCTTCGAGCTAGGAGCCGGGCCAAAAGCCTCAAGAAGGCGGGCTGTACTGGTTTTTGTACTTTGGCCAAAACTCTGGAAAGTGAAGGCACCAAATAAAAGTGCAACCGCCTGAATGGTGACAAAACTTAATAATCTCTTTTTCATTGTGAGAAATTTTATTCCTGTAACTTGATTTAATTTACTAATAAACAAAACTCAAGACAAAGGTAGTGTCTATTTGATTTGCAAATGTAATTTTTTTTGACAGACAATTAAAAAAATAAACGGAGTAATTTTGATTTTTCCGAGTAAAACTAACACACTTTTCTAATTAGAAACTAATTTTGTGACAAAAAATATACTTGAATGAGTCTTTTAACCGTTGGGTCCGTTGCTTTTGACAAATTAGAGACCCCTTTCGGTAGCACAGACAAGATTGTGGGAGGTGCAGCTACGTACATTACACTTACAGCATCTTACTTTGCTACAAAAAATAACTTGGTGGGTATCGTGGGAAATGACTTCCCTGAAGAGATGTTTGAAACCTTTAAAAAGCACGGTATTAATACCGAAGGACTCGCAAAGGACCCCTCAGGTAAAACCTTCTTCTGGCACGGAAAATACCACCAGGACATGAATCATAGAGATACCCTGGACACTCAATTGGGCGTATTTGAAAACTGGGATCCGATTATCCCGGAATCCTATCAAGATACCCAGTATTTGATGCTGGGAAACCTGGTACCTATGATCCAGTATCAAACCCTTAAAAAACTGAAGAAAAGACCAAAATTCGTCATGATGGATACCATGAATCTATGGATGGACATCATGATGGATGACTTGAAAATGGTCTTGAAAGAGATTGATTGTCTAACCATCAACGACTCTGAGGCTCGCCAACTTTCAGGTGAATTTTCATTGAAAAAAGCGGCAAAAAAAATACTTCAAATGGGTCCTAAAACCCTGGTCATCAAAAAAGGTGAACACGGAGCTTTGCTCTTCCAGGAAGATAAAATCTTCTTCTGCCCTGCTCTTCCTCTCGAAGATGTATTTGACCCTACCGGAGCTGGGGATACTTTCGCAGGTGGATTCATTGGCTACCTGGCACAGACAGATGACACCAGCTTTGAAAACCTGAAAAGAGCCGTAATCTACGGTTCTGCAATGGCTTCCTTCTGTGTAGAAAAATTCGGTACAGAGAGAATGCAATACCTCAAAAAAGAAGAAATCGTCAGTAGAGTTAGAGAATTCCTAAGCTTATCCAGCGTAGAAATCAGCGACTCCATGAGATACAAAAACTAATCAAGTAGGAAGATAGGGATTATTTCCCTATCTGTCCTCTCACACCACCCGGCATACGGATCCGTACCAAGGCGGTTTGTTAGAATAACGTCGTTTGATGTGTTGTTCTCCAGTAATAGTAGTCTGCAAATCCTTCGTAGCCTAGTTTAGTAAAGTATGAGTTTGTTAGCGTTGTTTGAAGGATAGGACTTGTCCCTGTTCGGGTATAGGATTTACGGGTGTTCGCATGTTGATAGGCAAGCCAGCGTTTGGCTCCCAGTTTCATTAAGTTACGAATTCGATTACCTGCGGTCTTCCATTGTTTCCAAAGAAGAACACGCAAGCGTCTTCGCACTAGTTCATCTAGTGCTACCATCACCTTCTTATTCGTTGCTATACGAAAGTAATCCACCCAGCCGTGAATAATTTGCCGTAGTTTAGTCAGTCGCTCATGCATAGGAGTAACTGTATTACGTCTAGTATTTTGACGTAACTTCTCTCGGACTCGTTCGATACTCTTTGCAGAGATACGAATCTGCCAATCTCCTTGAGTTTTGAAGAAACTAAAGCCGAGTAAGCTACTTTGGGAAGGTCTGCTTACCTTACTCTTTTCACGGTTCACCTTCAGCTTTAGTGTAGATTCGATGTAGCTGGTGATGTTGCCCATAATACGAGTTGCGGATTTATTACTCCTCGTGTAGATACTACAGTCATCCGCATAGCGTACAAATCGATGTCCACGGGAGCTGAGTTCCGTATCCAGTTCGTTCAGGATGATGTTTGACAAAAGTGGACTTAAAGGACTGCCCTGTGGTGTGCCCTTGGTTCGCTTTTGTTCAAGACCATGATCCATAATCCCACAACGAAGGTATTTCCCGATCAGCGCTAGGACTCGACGATCCGTAATCTTCTTGCTCAAAAGATGCATCAGTATGTCGTGGTTCACTTGATCGAAGAATTGTTCCAAATCAAGTTCAACGACCCACGTGTAGCCCAAGTTCAGATACTCTTGCGCTTTAATGACGGCCTGATGAGCATTACGATTCGGACGGAAGCCGTAGCTGTTATCGTGAAAATCACCCTCATACTTTAACCCAAGCCATTGGGA harbors:
- the ltrA gene encoding group II intron reverse transcriptase/maturase — its product is MLEEILHIRNVKHAVDRVISNGGASGVDGMQIDNLRDYLNTHWQSLRSDILSGTYRPQAVRKVEIPKASGGKRMLGIPTVIDRVIQQSISQWLGLKYEGDFHDNSYGFRPNRNAHQAVIKAQEYLNLGYTWVVELDLEQFFDQVNHDILMHLLSKKITDRRVLALIGKYLRCGIMDHGLEQKRTKGTPQGSPLSPLLSNIILNELDTELSSRGHRFVRYADDCSIYTRSNKSATRIMGNITSYIESTLKLKVNREKSKVSRPSQSSLLGFSFFKTQGDWQIRISAKSIERVREKLRQNTRRNTVTPMHERLTKLRQIIHGWVDYFRIATNKKVMVALDELVRRRLRVLLWKQWKTAGNRIRNLMKLGAKRWLAYQHANTRKSYTRTGTSPILQTTLTNSYFTKLGYEGFADYYYWRTTHQTTLF
- a CDS encoding PfkB family carbohydrate kinase: MSLLTVGSVAFDKLETPFGSTDKIVGGAATYITLTASYFATKNNLVGIVGNDFPEEMFETFKKHGINTEGLAKDPSGKTFFWHGKYHQDMNHRDTLDTQLGVFENWDPIIPESYQDTQYLMLGNLVPMIQYQTLKKLKKRPKFVMMDTMNLWMDIMMDDLKMVLKEIDCLTINDSEARQLSGEFSLKKAAKKILQMGPKTLVIKKGEHGALLFQEDKIFFCPALPLEDVFDPTGAGDTFAGGFIGYLAQTDDTSFENLKRAVIYGSAMASFCVEKFGTERMQYLKKEEIVSRVREFLSLSSVEISDSMRYKN
- a CDS encoding metal-dependent transcriptional regulator, translating into MLTLTEENYLKAIFHLSVDHPEVSVLDLSRSLDIKMPTVNSMIKKLAAKDLVEYEKYRPLKLTSEGRKFAGLIIRKHRLVEMFLVEKMGFAWDEVHEVAEQLEHIKSPKLFEKIDEILKHPTVDPHGSPIPNAHGEVPVLNYIKLSEAELKISYRFMAVGSSDDRFLRHIDHLGLKLGDKVEVLEIMEFDHSLNVRINDEKFLSLSPKISSNLRVSPL
- a CDS encoding GbsR/MarR family transcriptional regulator, with the translated sequence MDIKEAKDRFIHTWGTLSAQWGINRTMSQIHALLLLSEKALNADEIMEELQISRGNVNMNLRDLISWGLIFKQLIPGERKEYFVAEKDIWKVTRQISRERRRRELSPLLDAVHELKNGLQDNPEAEGMLKILNDIDQIASLADNTLELISKEEHQWLVQTFLNLKK